In the genome of Polynucleobacter sp. TSB-Sco08W16, the window AATGCTGGCACAATCGCTAGCGCTACCAATACCGGCTCCATCGCTAGCCTGACCAATAGCGGTACAACTAGCTCGATTGGTACTCTGATCAATAGCGGCTCAATCACTACTGCAAGCAATGAAGGTGCGATTGCCGGCGCCAATAATAGCGGATTGATCGCTAGCTTCAGTAATAACGGTGTAACCAGCTCAATTGGTACTTTGACCAATAGTGGTGCGATCACCACTGCAATAAACGTTGGCACGATTGGTGCTGTCATTAATACCGGCACCATTACTGTCGCCAATAACAGCGGTTTGATCTCTAGCTTAAGTAATAGCGGCACCACTAGCTCAATTGCTATATTGACCAATAGCGGTTCAATCACTTCTGCAATGAATGCTGGCACTATCAATACCGTAAGTAATACCGGTAAGATTACTGCCATTGCTAACAGCGGTTCAATTGCTAGTCTAACTAACAGCGCTATTAGCAGTTCGATTGGTGTGTTAACCAATAGCGGATCAATGGCCGTTGCAACGAATTCCGGCACGATTGCTAGTTTGAATAATAGCGGCACAATCGGCGCATCAGTTGGCAGTGGCATTAAAAATACTGGTTTAATTAGTAACTTAACCAATACTGGAACAATTACAGGTTCAATCGCCGGTATCAATAACACGGGCACTATTTCAACTCTGACTAATGCGCAGTCTAGCTTGACCTATAAAGGCACGCTACCAACTAATTACAGCATCATCATTAATAGCGCCAGCAGTTACGGATTGTTGTCTATTGTTGGAACAGCGACCGGTACCATGAATTTTGGAATTGCTGCTGGATCAAATGTCTTCAAGAATACTTATCTGCACGTATTGAGTGGCATTAGTGCAAGCAATTTATACAATCTAAGTGGTAGCTTTGGAAGCGATAGCTGGGTCTTGGTTGAAGATGGGGCCAATACTTGGGACTTATCTGTGACAGTCCCGACTAATTACACTATCTCTGCTAATACTATCGGCTATACCAATGACATTGCTATCAATAGCCTCTTAGTCAGCGCAACAGTATCTGGCTTGCTATCTAATATCAATACGATTTCAGGTGGCGCTACCGGAATTATTAATACCGGATCAATTGCCACGCTAAGCAATAGTGGAATAGTAAATGGTAGCGTCTATGGCGTACAAAATACGGCAAATATTGGTACTTTAATCAACAGTAATGTGGTTTCAGGCAGCTTGGCAGGTATCTTTAATAATGCGGGAACAATCGCCAGCCTAGCCAATACCAATACAATTTATTCTGCTGGTGGAACTGGTATTAAGAATACCGGTCTCATTACATCCCTGGTAAATACAGGCTCAATTTCAGGCTTGAATGCCGGTATTTACAACTCTGGCACGATTTCAACATTGACTAATGCGCAGTCTGGCTTGAGCTATAAGGGCATACTCCCAAGCAATTACAACGAGGTAGTAGGTGGTACGGTCAGCACTAATTTTGGTGGCTTGAATTATTCCTCAAGTGGAACACTTTCCGCTGGCATCATGAACTTTGCTATTGCTAGTGGTTCGACTATCGCTGCTTACAACTATGCTGGTGTTTTGACTGGCCTAAATACAAGTAATCTCCAGAATATTACGGGCATATATGCCAATGCAAATGGAGATTCATTTATCTGGAGTTTGGGTACAGTAGGGTCTTCATTAACGGGTGTTATGACGGTTGCCTCGGCATCGGCTACTACCATATCCTATGGAACAGCTATAACTTCAGCTCAGCTAGCTAGCAGTCCAAGCATCTCTATCGTGAGCCTTAATGGCGGAACCATTAATGCTTCAAGCTCAGTCTCTAGTATTGGTCAGTACATAGCGACCTCTACTATTGGCGGCGTCATTAATCAAAATGCTGTTCAAACGACCATTTCTAATCAAGTAAGTGGTTCTGGCATGATCACGATTACCAATACGCAGGGCGGCTCAATTAGCACAGCTGGTGTGGTTGCTTTGACTGCGAATAACAGCGGATTTAGCGGTGGTATCGAGGTCGATCCTGGTGCAACACTCCAAGTGGGTACTGCAAGCGCGTTGGGTAGCGGTACTATCAGCTTGGTTGGATCGGATACCACCGCTTCAACATTGGCAACCACTGCCGATATGACTGTCAGCAACCCAATTACTGTTTCAAAGGATCCTACATTTGATGTTTCCTCTGGTACTACGCTAACGGTAAGTGCCCCGATTTCTGATGGTGCAAGCTCTGGTGAAGTGGTTGTCACTGGTGGTGGTACATTGGATCTGACTGCTGCAAATACCTATACCGGCGGCACAACGATTACTACTGGATCTACCTTGGCATTATCTGGTGCAGGATCCATCTCCACCAGTAGTGGCGTTAATAACTACGGTACTTTTGATATCACCAATAGCAGTTACAACAATCAAAGTAATCCTGTTGTGGTTAGCAACTACATGCAATCCTCTTCAGGTGCATTGAAGATGAATATTGCACCAACTGCTATTGCCTCACAATTGCTACAGGCGACTGGTAGTGCGAATATTGGCGGCACCTTGAATCTCAATGCCAGCTCAGGGACTTATGTTGGTGGCACTAAGTACACCATTGTTAATGCAACTGGTGGTCTAACAGGGGGCTTTAGCAATCTAAGCTCTAACTTGTCTAGCTACACTCCATTGGCAACCAAGTTTAGCTACGATGCAAATAATGCTTATCTAGATCTACTCAATTTCTCTACGGCTAATACGCAGCAGTCATTAGTCAATAGTGCCAGTGCACTACAAAGTACGTACTCAATGTCAAATAGCGTACTGGTCAACAGCTTCTCTTATGACTGTAACGAGTTTGGAGAGTATGGCGCCTGCTTCTCAGTTGGTGGTAGGAGCACGAATTTATCTTCATTTGGAAATAACACTACTAGTGCTTTGATGATTGGTGGCTATCGTGTAAACGAACAAGTTCGTATTGGTGCCTACCTCGATCAAAATCTTTCTGCTAGTAATCCGACTGGAATAGTTCAGCTGGGTAATCACACACCAGTAATGGGTGCATTTGTTGCATGGAAGCAAAACGGTGATGGCACTGGTCCAGAAGTGAAGTTATCAGGCGCCTATAGTGAGCAAACTACGACGATTACACGACAAGTGGTAGGAAATACTGAACCTGGTAGTGGCTCATCCACTCTCTATGGCTTTGGCGGACAAGCCTCGGCTAAATACGGCTTTGCTGTTACGGATAACAGCTTAGTATCACCATATGTTGGCATTCGTTATAGCGCTAATAATATGCCTAGCTATACAGAAAATACGTCTAGCACTGTACAGTCGCCATTGACTTATCAGGCCTTAAATACAAATGCTAAAACTGTCATTGGTGGTTTAACAGCATCTCATAAGGTCACGCCTGATACTACTATTTTTGGTAGCGTAGGTTTTGAGCAAGATGTCTCAACGAATTACAGCAAGTACTCCGCTTCTGGTATTAATGGCTTGACACCAATTAATTTCAACTCAAGCCCGGTTAATACTAGAGCAACAGCGAGTGCCGGTGTGAGCTACCAAACTGAAAAAAATCAATGGATCACTTTATCTGGATCTTATCGTGAGGCGCCATATAAGTCCCTAAATAGCAGCAGTGCGATGGTCTATTACACCTTTGGTATGTAATGTCCTTGCAGTGTTGGTCGGAACCAGAGATGTTTGGGGTAATTGCCCTGAGTCATTTTTTGAATTATTCATGCGGGTCTTTGGGTCAGTCAGGAGGATTTCTGGTCAGCCCTTTGCCCTCTAATTCGCTGCAAGCGCTAAAGTGGCGTTTTGATTACAAATAATGACTAAATCCATGAAATTATTGTCTTTAATGCTGATTTTTGAGAGGTTTCGTGTCATAAAAGCCCCTATAATTCATGCTAATATATTTCTTTTAAGCCCCTCGTTCATCCACAGGCAACCATGAGTACGATCCAAAATCCTAACCGTCAATCCGAGCAAAATATTGATGAAGATAATGTCCTCTTGTTGGGCAAAAACTTTAATATTGTTGGAGATTTAATTGGCCAAGGTACTGTCATTGTTTCTGGAAAAATTGAAGGCAATATTATTTCAAATAGAACAGTCTCTGAAGCGGGCTCCTCGATCGTTGGAAACATTGAATGCAAGCAACTAGATGTCTCTGGGTCTATTAAAGGCTTAGTTCAAGCTGCTAATGTGATTATTCGCAAGGGCGCATTAGTTGAAGGTGAGGTTCATTACTCAACCCTTGCTATGGAGCAGGGTTGTGAAGTACTTGGAAAACTGAAAAAGATTTCTGATAAACGTATTTCTTCATCAGTCCAGTCAGGCACTATTGGTTCTAATGCTCAGGCAGAATCCATTCTTTTGAATTTCCCTGATGAGCTCAAGGCCCAATTACAAGATTTAAGCGTGCGAGCAGGGGCAACATTAACTTTGATCGACGGTAGTCAAGCTCCGCTCTGGATCAGCCTGACTCAGGACAAGCTTGGTATGTTGGTCAGCAGTGGGGAACTCCAATCCTTAAAAAATCGAAATGAAACCCTGCAACTCAGACTGAACGTGGGCGGTACTCATTTTGATTTCTCCTTGCCTCTGTAAAAGCTCATTTCTAGCATTTCTTTCGTAAAACAAAGCATGCAAATGCGCTTTAAGAAAATTGCTTATTTCTGCATAGGTTTACCAATTTTTTTTGGGGCCCAGCCTATTTGGGCTGCAAACTTGAATGAGGTTGATCTTGTTAATAGTACAAGCGTACCCACTATTGACGAGGAAATTAAAACCCTTAAGTTTCTAGTAAAAAAAGAAATTGCCTCACAAGCGCTTATCCAATCCGAAGTAAGGGCTGATGTTATCCAACTCAAGTCTGGTAATGAGGCTTTAGTTGCGTCACTTAAGCAGAATGCGCTCACACAGGATAGTCAATTTTCTCAATTACGCGACTATTTCCATCTTAATAACCTCATCCTCTCCATCTTTACTTTCGTGCTACTAATAGTGCTTTGGATGCTAAGAGGGGTTAATAAAAAACTTGCCAAAGGGATTGAAATTAGGCTTGGCGGGCTTTCGGATAGAGAGAATGAAAAAAAACCACTAGACTCGCCTGGTGGAGGCAATCAGCTTTTTGTCAAAGAGGGCGATGATGCATCTTCTGAAGGCTTTGGTGCCGTCAATCGGGGCGTTTCTGCTGAGGATTTGCACAGAATGTTAGGTCGCCAGCTCGGGCTAGAGGAGGGAGAGTCTGTTCGTACTCCTCCTGCTAAACAAGATGAAGCGCTGGCTAATGAGATACATTCGGTCATCAAAAAAAGAATGATGGGATTTATGCGGCCCACTCAGCCCCCAAAACTCTAGCAATTTTTCATCTTACTCTGACTATTCTACCCTAGGTTTATGAATATAAATATTCATAAAAACAATTACTTATGTAATTTTGTGCAAGTGATACATTACAGTTTGCCCCTATAAACTGCTGATCCAACTACAAACAAATCTATTGTCTTTCCTGCAGACTCAGCGAGGAGACCTTCTTTTATTGCTTATGAATCGACAATTACTGTCGGCCCATAAGGATGACTGTTATGAGTCTCATTTTTGCAAAATCAAAAGCCATAACTATTAATTTAAATCCACTTGCAGTTTTGCATCTTTCACCAACTTGGCCCACTGGTTGCGGTCCTTAACGATGAACTTGCTAAAGGCAGCAGGACTACCACCACCATCTTCTGCGCCCACCTCAGCCAATTTCGCTTGAATTTCTGGTTTACGTAAGATGGTGTTTACGTCCACATTAATCTTATCGACAATTTTAGGATCCAACTTAGCAGGTCCCATCAAGCCATACCAGGCAGTAGCTTCAAAGCCTACGTAGCCCAGCTGTTCCATGGTTGGTAAATTGGGGTAGGCAGCAGAACGCTTAGTGCGTGTCTGTGCAAGAGGAATCACTTTGCCACTTTGAATATGCGGTGTTGCAGCGCTCATAGTTTCAAAAGCATAGGTGATATGACCAGCCATCAGGTCAACCAAGACTGGGCCGCTACCTTTGTAGGGAATATGTAAAGCTTGTGTTCCTGCCATGTGCATAAAGAGTTCGTAAGCTAAATGCTGTGTACTACCATTGCCAGCGGAACCAAAACTCACCTTGCCTGGATTTTGTTTCATGTAAGCCACGAGATCTTTTACATTTTTAGCAGGGGCATCCACATTGGCAATTAAGATATTTGGCGTAATACCTAATAAAACAATTGGTGTGAAATCCGTATTGGCGTTAT includes:
- a CDS encoding polymer-forming cytoskeletal protein, with the protein product MSTIQNPNRQSEQNIDEDNVLLLGKNFNIVGDLIGQGTVIVSGKIEGNIISNRTVSEAGSSIVGNIECKQLDVSGSIKGLVQAANVIIRKGALVEGEVHYSTLAMEQGCEVLGKLKKISDKRISSSVQSGTIGSNAQAESILLNFPDELKAQLQDLSVRAGATLTLIDGSQAPLWISLTQDKLGMLVSSGELQSLKNRNETLQLRLNVGGTHFDFSLPL
- a CDS encoding tripartite tricarboxylate transporter substrate binding protein, whose amino-acid sequence is MIFSNRQGKRRAHLLGCLALSLSALVFSQGAYAQAKNWPDKPVKLFVGFPPGGGSDAIARIIAINLSQMWGQQVVIDNRGGAAGTIAADLVAKSPPDGYTLGLAHVNALSIIPALGQKMSYNANTDFTPIVLLGITPNILIANVDAPAKNVKDLVAYMKQNPGKVSFGSAGNGSTQHLAYELFMHMAGTQALHIPYKGSGPVLVDLMAGHITYAFETMSAATPHIQSGKVIPLAQTRTKRSAAYPNLPTMEQLGYVGFEATAWYGLMGPAKLDPKIVDKINVDVNTILRKPEIQAKLAEVGAEDGGGSPAAFSKFIVKDRNQWAKLVKDAKLQVDLN